The following are from one region of the Anaeropeptidivorans aminofermentans genome:
- a CDS encoding AtuA-related protein: protein MRLRDIAHTRAGDKGNGLNISVIPYRESDYAFLKKQLSAEKVQYFFRDMCKGTVTRYELDKLSALNFVLEHSLDGGSCRTLGLDALGRSTALALLEIELEDTK from the coding sequence ATGAGATTACGAGACATTGCACATACCCGCGCCGGTGATAAGGGCAACGGATTAAATATTAGTGTAATCCCATATAGAGAGTCCGATTATGCATTCCTAAAGAAACAGCTTTCTGCAGAAAAAGTTCAATATTTCTTTAGGGATATGTGTAAAGGTACTGTAACACGTTACGAACTTGACAAGCTTTCTGCACTGAATTTTGTTTTAGAGCATTCTCTTGACGGAGGCTCCTGTAGAACATTAGGCCTTGATGCCCTTGGCAGAAGCACTGCTCTTGCACTTTTGGAAATAGAACTCGAAGATACGAAGTAA